The following are from one region of the Spirochaetota bacterium genome:
- a CDS encoding phage major capsid protein — MMVDDNSRLCSNEDDVRDAILAYRRHPNKLRGDNKMSVQIVKIDASDALRQIEEARKTHSYRRWVTGFKEDPFVPLNESDFRDYGFLNLVRGLVDLNAKDCRREIEISEHYKKQHSRHILGAVVPFSMMARDLTKGTPANGGNLVGTDHKAASFIDILRNKMVVRAAGARILDNLVGDVAIPSQTGATTAEWVSEGGSPTKSQPAFGKVELKPKTVAAYVDISRKMLLQATPAVDQLVRADLMNVLAIALDKAALCGSSSSDEPTGILNADDVLDLTPADLNYGTIVDMETAVTTRNVEENLCCYVTHPRVKAKLKTMFLNDTYGSTPLWTRKDGLEILNGCQTFATSQIPYDTGNSHIIFGDFSQLIMAIWGAGIEINIDRSILATSGGIRIVAFLDCDMALRISEAFAKLDVSV; from the coding sequence ATGATGGTGGATGACAATTCGAGACTGTGTAGTAATGAGGATGATGTACGTGACGCTATACTCGCATACCGCCGTCATCCAAATAAATTAAGAGGAGATAATAAAATGTCAGTTCAAATTGTTAAAATAGACGCAAGTGATGCCCTTCGGCAGATTGAGGAAGCACGCAAGACACATTCCTATCGCCGCTGGGTAACTGGATTCAAAGAGGATCCGTTCGTTCCGCTAAACGAAAGCGATTTCCGTGATTACGGATTCCTAAACCTGGTCCGAGGGCTGGTAGATCTCAACGCGAAAGATTGCCGTCGCGAAATCGAAATTTCCGAGCATTACAAAAAACAGCATTCCCGGCATATTCTCGGAGCCGTCGTGCCGTTCAGCATGATGGCCCGGGACCTCACAAAAGGCACTCCCGCGAATGGAGGCAACCTGGTTGGCACCGATCATAAAGCCGCCTCATTCATCGATATCCTCCGGAATAAAATGGTTGTACGGGCAGCTGGCGCTCGTATTTTGGATAACCTTGTAGGGGATGTAGCCATCCCCTCCCAGACTGGTGCAACAACTGCGGAATGGGTTTCGGAGGGAGGATCCCCGACGAAGAGCCAACCGGCCTTCGGGAAGGTTGAACTCAAGCCCAAGACCGTGGCGGCTTACGTGGATATTTCGCGGAAAATGCTGTTGCAGGCCACTCCTGCGGTCGATCAGCTTGTCCGCGCCGATTTGATGAATGTGCTCGCCATTGCGCTCGACAAGGCGGCTCTCTGCGGATCCTCCAGTTCCGACGAACCAACCGGGATACTCAATGCGGATGACGTCCTGGATTTAACTCCGGCGGATTTGAATTATGGCACTATTGTCGACATGGAGACGGCGGTAACGACCCGGAATGTTGAAGAAAATTTATGTTGTTACGTCACCCATCCGAGAGTGAAAGCAAAATTAAAAACGATGTTCTTGAACGACACCTACGGCTCCACTCCGCTCTGGACCAGGAAGGATGGGTTGGAAATCCTGAATGGCTGTCAAACCTTCGCGACGTCTCAAATCCCCTATGACACCGGAAACAGCCATATTATTTTCGGTGATTTCTCACAGCTTATAATGGCCATCTGGGGAGCCGGGATCGAAATCAACATCGATCGCTCCATTCTCGCCACATCGGGTGGAATCCGCATAGTTGCATTTCTTGACTGCGATATGGCGCTCAGGATTTCGGAAGCGTTCGCCAAACTTGATGTGTCTGTGTAA
- a CDS encoding tape measure protein, whose translation MSTQPGKIAVELSLMLDQFNKAILDANAKLTGMGKQFDQVAERMSRTAEGLGNAGRNLSTFLTLPILGIGAAAIKTAADMEMMQAQFTTLLGDGSRAKEMLNQIQQLGAKTPFETQDIAAASKTLLGFSVAADEVIDVVKMLGDTAQGDGQKLQSIALAYGQVTAQGKGDRRDMLQLINAGVPIFQQLELSTGRATAELMEMTERGEITGEVLKAAFQKMTSEGGLFYKGMETASETTTGKWSTLIDTVKQLAVSFGQLFIPAVKGAIETITGWLEAINSLSDGTKNMIAGVALVVAAIGPLLMVAGKLIAAYRAFIIIQAALSAGWAGQAIAGGASTAAFVANQVALIAASVATKAATAAQWLLNAALTANPVGIVIVAVGALVAAIIWMVKNWDKVIAKIKEAWEWVKNFFSGTKAEAATAADGIKKVTDETNKASQAAENAARKDSQRMEKRKQEIEKWVQAYKKAQADIIKLLEEHGKNEQQLEEMRHARAQSELFAQFKARQLTEAQYLKGSEVLRQQHEKNVTDMMRAEEEKRRQMREQALNRLGGFVNDLGGLLQMNANNRIAEIENEQTRRMEQIRVQYEEEKTLIESTVTNKKDRDAALKTLDEKRARQEKAFSEKSEKEKRKIQREAAKQHQAIAIVDTTITTAQAATSAWWWGFRLPPPVGGPVLAGIMAGLTTAFGLAKIALIKAQPLPTLAEGGLLLSRPGGVPFIGAEAGYDEYVVPFKGDAVERLAAAIAAKIPEGLYRYAASSRTPETTIVPEPSAPGNLFHVIVNLGSETLYDDIQQATANGLLLIHSGSVKKLN comes from the coding sequence ATGAGCACACAGCCAGGAAAGATAGCCGTCGAGCTCAGTCTCATGCTCGACCAGTTCAACAAGGCGATCCTCGACGCCAACGCCAAGCTGACCGGCATGGGCAAGCAGTTCGACCAGGTGGCCGAGCGCATGTCGCGCACGGCCGAGGGCCTGGGCAACGCCGGCCGCAATCTCAGCACTTTCCTCACCTTGCCCATCCTCGGAATCGGCGCGGCGGCGATCAAAACCGCCGCGGACATGGAGATGATGCAGGCCCAGTTCACGACGCTTCTCGGCGATGGATCGCGAGCGAAGGAGATGCTCAACCAGATTCAGCAGCTGGGAGCGAAAACCCCGTTCGAAACGCAGGACATCGCCGCGGCCTCGAAGACGCTTTTGGGTTTCAGCGTGGCCGCGGACGAGGTGATCGACGTGGTGAAGATGCTGGGCGACACCGCCCAGGGCGACGGCCAGAAGCTCCAGTCTATCGCCCTTGCCTACGGCCAGGTCACCGCCCAGGGCAAGGGCGATAGACGGGATATGCTACAGCTCATCAACGCCGGCGTGCCCATCTTCCAGCAGCTCGAGCTTTCCACCGGTCGAGCCACTGCCGAGCTCATGGAAATGACCGAGAGAGGAGAGATTACCGGCGAGGTGCTGAAAGCCGCCTTTCAGAAGATGACCTCGGAGGGCGGGCTGTTCTACAAGGGCATGGAAACAGCATCGGAAACCACAACGGGTAAATGGTCGACTCTGATCGATACCGTCAAGCAGCTCGCCGTTTCATTCGGGCAATTGTTCATCCCAGCCGTGAAGGGGGCGATCGAGACGATAACCGGATGGCTTGAGGCTATAAACAGCTTGAGCGACGGGACGAAGAACATGATCGCTGGCGTCGCACTTGTGGTCGCCGCGATCGGCCCGTTATTGATGGTTGCCGGAAAGCTCATCGCCGCATATCGGGCCTTCATAATCATTCAGGCCGCCTTATCGGCTGGATGGGCCGGCCAGGCGATCGCCGGCGGCGCGAGTACAGCGGCTTTCGTCGCGAACCAGGTCGCCCTGATTGCCGCATCGGTGGCGACAAAAGCCGCCACGGCGGCCCAGTGGCTTCTGAACGCCGCACTGACGGCTAATCCTGTCGGGATAGTGATTGTGGCGGTCGGCGCTCTTGTCGCAGCGATTATCTGGATGGTGAAAAACTGGGATAAGGTTATCGCGAAGATCAAAGAGGCCTGGGAATGGGTGAAAAACTTCTTCTCCGGGACAAAGGCCGAAGCCGCTACCGCCGCCGATGGCATAAAGAAGGTCACCGACGAAACGAACAAGGCTTCACAGGCGGCCGAAAACGCGGCCCGAAAGGATTCGCAGCGCATGGAGAAGAGGAAGCAGGAAATTGAAAAATGGGTGCAGGCATACAAGAAGGCCCAGGCAGATATAATCAAACTTCTCGAGGAGCACGGCAAAAACGAGCAACAGCTCGAGGAGATGAGGCACGCCCGGGCTCAAAGTGAGCTCTTCGCCCAGTTTAAAGCCCGTCAGCTAACCGAAGCGCAATATCTTAAAGGCTCCGAGGTTCTTCGCCAGCAGCACGAAAAAAACGTGACTGACATGATGAGGGCCGAAGAGGAGAAGCGCAGGCAAATGCGAGAACAAGCCTTGAATAGGCTGGGAGGGTTTGTCAACGATCTCGGTGGCCTCCTCCAGATGAACGCGAATAACCGGATAGCGGAGATCGAGAACGAACAGACCCGGCGGATGGAACAGATTCGGGTTCAGTACGAAGAGGAAAAGACCCTTATCGAATCTACCGTCACGAATAAAAAGGATCGCGACGCGGCCCTCAAGACCCTGGACGAGAAGCGCGCACGCCAGGAGAAGGCTTTTTCCGAGAAAAGCGAAAAGGAGAAGCGCAAAATTCAACGTGAAGCGGCAAAACAGCACCAGGCGATCGCCATCGTCGACACTACTATTACCACGGCCCAAGCAGCAACGAGCGCCTGGTGGTGGGGGTTCCGCCTCCCGCCGCCGGTAGGCGGCCCGGTCCTTGCCGGCATTATGGCGGGATTAACCACCGCCTTCGGGCTGGCGAAGATCGCGCTCATAAAGGCTCAGCCGCTCCCGACGCTGGCGGAAGGTGGTCTCCTGCTCTCCCGTCCTGGCGGGGTGCCGTTTATCGGTGCCGAGGCCGGGTACGACGAGTATGTCGTCCCCTTTAAGGGCGACGCGGTCGAGCGCCTGGCGGCCGCCATCGCGGCGAAGATCCCCGAGGGCCTGTACAGGTACGCGGCCTCATCGCGCACGCCTGAGACAACGATCGTTCCGGAGCCTTCGGCACCCGGCAACCTTTTTCACGTCATAGTGAATCTCGGAAGCGAGACGCTTTATGATGACATACAGCAAGCAACCGCGAATGGATTGCTTCTCATTCATTCTGGAAGCGTGAAGAAGTTAAATTAA
- a CDS encoding penicillin acylase family protein gives MPYHEEGIVMLKGKLGKAVKVACLGLLAIIVLLFGGGFIYYQVIARAPLPQIDGELSVKGLKDRVEILRDSHGVAHIYAKNMHDVFFAQGYVQAQDRWWQMEFYRKTCGGRIEELTGKKAALVSADIYLRSLGLYGVCKREYESYTPAERSPLDAFAAGVNAYITGKKPRQLSVNYALLGLTGVKFNIEPWTPIDSLMFSKIMAWDLGLRRDPEILRTRLYEKLGAKMAETWLIPPWPIGEKPTTLTGEDVRALLGGTVATRPQGEGRPAPAHYTGKPISGNDTPDFGWMGGGHDGVGSNSWVATGKMTRSGKALLANDPHLGIQMPSIWYEVALHAADDGTGRPFDVQGFTFSSNPGVVVGHNADISWGTTNVYPDVNDQYMIKVNPKNPLQYRWNGSWRDMSVRKETIVFGNGKPSIEITVRVTHLGPIINDNKYDPETDTLAGFNNEDPRALRWTALEPGRIALAIIGLNKARNWNEFRAALKNWDVPSQSIIYADTKGNIGFQMPGKIPIRPAGLAGQVPTPGWGSEYEWKGYVPYDLMPRAFNPAREFMVAANQEVAPPEYYAALNARLGGAVNANFGSRYNKWIYGYRAQRITEMIRQSAPHTPATYRAMQNDVVNLSAAEVLPYLEKLEFKNGDLAAARDWLMQWDRRFSEESPQAVLYAMFWKKLTGLVFQDKLGDVAKSDAADKEMLAMTLLLANPGDAWWDDSTTKDKTETRDEVLVRAFREGHEAAVAALGKNRSKWRWSDLHGATFVSNPLGASKIGLLEKLVNRGPVPVGGSTECVNNNMWDAGTGDFSVRMIPSMRVIIDMSDFGGNVSINSTGQSGHPKSPWYGDMIEPWRKGLYRHMLWTRPQVDKGAKHTLVLRP, from the coding sequence ATGCCGTACCATGAGGAGGGCATAGTGATGCTCAAGGGAAAGCTCGGTAAAGCGGTTAAGGTCGCATGTCTTGGCCTTCTGGCAATCATCGTACTGCTCTTCGGCGGCGGGTTTATCTACTATCAGGTCATCGCTCGCGCGCCGCTTCCGCAAATCGACGGTGAGCTTTCGGTAAAGGGCCTGAAAGACAGGGTGGAGATACTCAGGGACTCCCATGGCGTTGCGCACATCTACGCGAAAAACATGCACGATGTATTTTTCGCGCAGGGCTATGTCCAGGCCCAGGACCGCTGGTGGCAGATGGAATTTTACCGTAAGACCTGCGGCGGCAGAATAGAGGAGCTTACGGGCAAAAAGGCCGCTCTGGTGTCGGCCGATATTTATCTTCGCTCACTCGGGCTCTATGGAGTCTGCAAACGAGAATACGAAAGCTATACTCCGGCCGAGCGTTCGCCGCTCGACGCGTTCGCCGCCGGTGTCAACGCGTATATAACCGGCAAAAAGCCGCGCCAGCTTTCGGTGAATTACGCCCTGCTGGGGCTGACCGGGGTGAAATTCAACATAGAGCCCTGGACGCCGATCGATTCGCTGATGTTTTCGAAAATAATGGCATGGGACCTCGGTCTCCGGCGGGATCCGGAAATATTGCGTACGCGGCTTTACGAAAAACTCGGGGCGAAGATGGCGGAAACGTGGCTGATACCGCCCTGGCCGATCGGGGAAAAGCCGACCACCCTGACCGGGGAGGATGTCAGGGCCCTGCTCGGCGGCACGGTCGCGACGCGTCCCCAGGGCGAAGGACGTCCGGCGCCGGCGCATTATACCGGGAAGCCGATTTCAGGTAACGATACGCCGGACTTCGGCTGGATGGGCGGCGGTCACGACGGCGTGGGAAGCAACAGCTGGGTGGCCACGGGAAAGATGACCAGGAGCGGCAAGGCCCTCCTGGCAAACGATCCGCACCTCGGCATCCAGATGCCTTCGATATGGTACGAGGTGGCCCTGCATGCCGCGGACGACGGCACGGGCCGGCCCTTCGACGTTCAGGGATTCACCTTTTCCTCGAACCCTGGCGTGGTCGTGGGGCACAACGCCGACATCTCCTGGGGCACCACCAACGTCTATCCCGACGTCAACGACCAGTATATGATCAAGGTGAACCCGAAAAACCCGCTGCAGTACCGGTGGAACGGCTCGTGGCGCGATATGTCCGTTCGTAAAGAGACCATTGTATTCGGCAACGGAAAACCATCGATCGAAATCACCGTGCGCGTAACTCATCTGGGCCCGATCATCAACGACAACAAGTACGATCCCGAAACCGACACGCTCGCCGGGTTCAATAACGAGGACCCGCGCGCGCTGAGGTGGACCGCGCTCGAGCCCGGCCGCATAGCTCTGGCCATCATCGGCCTCAATAAAGCGAGGAACTGGAACGAGTTCCGCGCCGCGCTGAAGAACTGGGACGTGCCCTCGCAGAGCATCATCTACGCCGACACGAAAGGCAATATCGGATTCCAGATGCCCGGTAAGATACCCATCCGCCCCGCGGGCCTTGCCGGCCAGGTCCCCACGCCGGGCTGGGGTTCCGAGTACGAATGGAAGGGGTATGTGCCCTACGACCTCATGCCGCGCGCGTTCAATCCGGCGAGGGAATTCATGGTCGCCGCGAACCAGGAGGTGGCCCCGCCGGAATACTATGCGGCCCTCAACGCGAGGCTTGGCGGCGCGGTTAATGCGAATTTCGGCAGCAGGTATAACAAGTGGATTTACGGGTATCGCGCCCAGCGCATAACCGAAATGATACGGCAGAGCGCCCCGCACACCCCGGCCACATACCGGGCCATGCAGAATGATGTGGTGAACCTGAGCGCGGCCGAGGTGCTTCCCTATCTTGAAAAGCTGGAATTTAAAAACGGCGATCTCGCCGCGGCAAGGGACTGGCTGATGCAATGGGACCGGCGTTTCAGCGAGGAGAGCCCGCAGGCCGTGCTGTACGCGATGTTCTGGAAGAAGCTGACCGGCCTGGTCTTCCAGGACAAACTGGGAGATGTCGCGAAATCGGATGCCGCCGACAAGGAGATGTTGGCCATGACCCTCCTGCTCGCGAACCCCGGTGACGCGTGGTGGGACGATTCCACGACGAAGGATAAAACCGAGACAAGGGACGAGGTCCTCGTCCGCGCGTTCCGGGAGGGGCACGAGGCCGCCGTAGCCGCGCTCGGAAAAAACCGTTCGAAGTGGCGATGGAGCGATCTGCACGGGGCCACGTTCGTCAGCAACCCCCTGGGCGCCAGTAAAATCGGATTGCTCGAAAAACTGGTCAACCGGGGGCCCGTGCCCGTGGGCGGCTCGACCGAGTGCGTGAACAACAACATGTGGGACGCCGGAACGGGCGATTTCTCCGTGCGAATGATCCCCTCCATGCGCGTTATAATCGACATGAGCGACTTCGGCGGGAACGTCAGCATCAATTCAACGGGGCAGAGCGGGCACCCTAAAAGCCCCTGGTACGGCGATATGATCGAACCGTGGCGAAAAGGCCTGTATCGCCACATGCTCTGGACGAGGCCGCAGGTGGATAAGGGCGCAAAGCATACGCTGGTGCTCAGGCCATAG
- a CDS encoding MarR family transcriptional regulator, with product MARNYTLIELVEILTRLIGSYEEEIIGEFEKSGLTAKLVNYLEAVKELGNPNLVELSRRLGLSKPSISAIIEKLSNLGFVRKTQSDDDRRSFHLHLTESGEKITRMHDSIHQRIADLLARHLQKGETRDLVVLLNKVVRGLEK from the coding sequence GTGGCCCGAAACTACACCCTTATCGAACTGGTCGAAATACTGACCCGGCTCATCGGGAGCTACGAGGAGGAGATCATTGGGGAATTTGAAAAATCGGGCCTCACGGCAAAACTGGTCAACTATCTCGAGGCGGTAAAGGAACTGGGGAACCCCAATCTGGTCGAGCTATCCCGAAGGCTTGGCCTCAGCAAGCCCTCCATCTCCGCGATCATTGAAAAGCTCTCGAATCTCGGGTTCGTCCGAAAAACGCAATCCGATGACGACCGGCGATCGTTTCATCTCCATCTTACGGAAAGCGGGGAAAAGATCACACGGATGCACGACTCCATCCATCAGCGAATAGCCGACCTGCTGGCAAGGCACCTGCAAAAGGGCGAGACACGCGACCTCGTTGTCCTGCTCAACAAGGTGGTGCGGGGGCTGGAAAAGTAA
- a CDS encoding isoprenylcysteine carboxylmethyltransferase family protein yields the protein MSFFDVFQLTMMGLFLLVFGGRTAIMSIRGTRVIVLGTGKSGFGAVLEVVFLAGLCAWCWEVVAQSLGHEARLLPETLYVPVIEHPALSIAGAVMIGAGFIVFIWALVSFGASWRVGIDTRRPGDLITHGAFSISRNPIFLFIDLYFVGTALIYGNPFFLTCALATVTGIHFQIKQEEKFLSKQYGGAYAEYLLRTRRYL from the coding sequence ATGAGTTTTTTTGATGTTTTCCAACTGACGATGATGGGCCTCTTCCTGCTTGTTTTCGGGGGGAGGACGGCCATCATGAGCATTCGCGGAACCAGGGTAATCGTACTGGGGACGGGCAAGAGCGGTTTCGGCGCCGTGCTCGAGGTCGTGTTTCTCGCGGGGTTGTGCGCATGGTGCTGGGAGGTCGTCGCCCAGTCGCTCGGTCACGAAGCACGGCTTCTGCCCGAGACTCTGTACGTACCCGTAATCGAGCACCCCGCGCTCTCCATCGCGGGAGCGGTGATGATAGGCGCGGGGTTTATCGTCTTTATATGGGCGCTCGTTTCTTTCGGCGCATCATGGCGCGTGGGGATAGACACACGGCGGCCGGGCGACCTGATTACGCACGGAGCCTTCTCCATCTCGAGAAACCCGATATTTCTATTCATTGATCTTTATTTCGTGGGCACGGCTCTCATCTACGGCAACCCCTTCTTTCTGACCTGCGCGCTTGCCACGGTGACGGGCATCCATTTCCAGATTAAACAGGAAGAAAAATTTCTGTCGAAGCAGTATGGCGGCGCGTACGCGGAATACTTACTGCGCACACGACGATATCTATAG
- a CDS encoding class I SAM-dependent methyltransferase: protein MELSVREFRAMNNSFRRFLQRRFEFPRFKGMGLTGKGKRILEIGCGSGYGALLLRELEPAWYAGIDIMPEQIDLAIRREVPGCSFMTMDAADLSYFADGSVDTVVVFGILHHIPEWRKVLKESWRVLDKGGSLFLEEPDGRLISVWDMVFKWGHPVRGFTLAELEKEIIRAGFVIKKKKRLLGFGTYAAVKE, encoded by the coding sequence ATGGAACTGAGCGTACGCGAATTCAGGGCGATGAACAATTCGTTCAGGAGATTTTTACAACGCCGATTTGAATTTCCGCGTTTCAAGGGCATGGGGCTCACCGGAAAGGGGAAGAGAATTCTCGAGATCGGCTGCGGCTCCGGATACGGAGCCCTGCTCCTTCGGGAGCTCGAGCCTGCATGGTATGCGGGAATCGACATCATGCCCGAGCAGATCGACCTCGCCATCAGGCGCGAGGTCCCCGGCTGCTCGTTCATGACCATGGACGCCGCCGACCTTTCGTACTTCGCCGACGGAAGCGTCGACACGGTGGTGGTCTTCGGCATCCTGCATCACATCCCCGAGTGGAGGAAGGTGCTTAAGGAATCATGGCGCGTGCTCGATAAAGGCGGAAGCCTGTTTCTTGAAGAACCAGACGGCAGGCTCATATCCGTCTGGGACATGGTCTTCAAGTGGGGCCATCCGGTCCGCGGCTTCACCCTCGCCGAACTGGAGAAGGAAATAATCCGCGCGGGCTTTGTCATCAAGAAAAAAAAACGGCTGCTCGGCTTCGGGACATACGCGGCCGTCAAGGAATAG
- a CDS encoding HDOD domain-containing protein, whose product MEGTLENQVVLNPPNFKEAIRNGEDFYIQFSLMSPLVEENLIKVLHRELENYDILYMKDMLLTVLKELINNAVKANAKRLFFKKKGLDIRKKEEYRSGMDTFKEEVFTDESSILKELAEAKLVVRVFFKVLPENLRISIINNIPILEEELVKIESRVRKAYSYKDISDAFDDVLDDSEGAGLGLTMALILFKNIGLPPETFSISTDGKLTIAKINIPRRPDAGEFSVKIAESILQELENIPSFPENIIEIQRLCANPDSTIREIADSIKRDPGLTTALLKLSNSAGYITIKKIETIEEAVKIIGTKGINMLLVATGVQKVLDSRYKRFETIWKNSYRTAFYAQRIAMQIKHSKMSEFAYLAALLCDIGRIVLLSISPDKINRLVEITGNKNLADTAVIEEITLGVSHSTLGSLICKKWKFNDALVKAIEYHHRPHMAPERFRDLSYTVYLSYIFNEIENRNCRFEIVDEDVLEYFNLNNKKNFEMLHKVLKEAYEANTAAR is encoded by the coding sequence TTGGAAGGGACCTTAGAGAATCAGGTTGTTTTAAATCCTCCCAATTTTAAAGAAGCGATACGGAATGGGGAGGATTTCTACATTCAGTTTTCACTGATGAGCCCTCTTGTCGAGGAAAACCTCATCAAGGTGCTCCACCGCGAGCTCGAAAACTATGATATCCTCTACATGAAGGACATGCTGCTCACCGTCCTTAAAGAGCTCATCAACAACGCCGTCAAGGCCAACGCCAAAAGGCTCTTTTTCAAGAAAAAGGGCCTGGATATACGTAAAAAGGAAGAATATCGCTCGGGCATGGACACCTTCAAGGAGGAGGTATTCACCGACGAGTCATCGATATTAAAAGAACTGGCGGAGGCGAAGCTGGTTGTGCGCGTCTTCTTCAAGGTCCTTCCCGAGAACCTCCGCATAAGCATCATCAACAACATCCCCATACTCGAAGAAGAGCTCGTTAAGATCGAATCGAGGGTCAGAAAGGCGTACTCCTACAAGGACATCTCGGACGCGTTCGACGACGTCCTCGACGATTCCGAGGGCGCGGGCCTCGGTCTAACCATGGCGCTCATCCTCTTCAAGAACATCGGCCTGCCGCCGGAAACCTTCAGCATATCGACCGACGGCAAGCTCACCATAGCCAAAATCAACATCCCCAGGCGCCCCGACGCCGGCGAGTTCAGCGTAAAGATCGCCGAGAGCATTTTACAAGAGCTGGAGAACATCCCCTCGTTTCCGGAAAACATCATAGAAATCCAGCGTCTTTGCGCAAATCCCGATTCAACCATACGGGAGATTGCCGACAGCATAAAGCGCGACCCGGGTCTCACGACGGCGCTATTAAAGCTCTCCAACTCCGCCGGTTATATCACCATCAAGAAGATAGAGACAATCGAGGAGGCGGTGAAGATAATCGGAACAAAGGGCATCAACATGCTCCTTGTTGCCACCGGCGTCCAGAAAGTACTCGACTCCCGTTACAAGAGATTCGAAACCATCTGGAAGAACTCCTATAGAACCGCCTTCTACGCCCAGCGCATCGCGATGCAGATCAAGCACAGCAAGATGAGTGAGTTCGCCTATCTCGCGGCGCTCCTCTGCGACATCGGCAGGATCGTCCTGCTCTCCATCAGCCCCGACAAGATCAACCGGCTCGTCGAAATCACCGGAAACAAGAACCTCGCGGATACGGCCGTCATCGAGGAGATAACCCTCGGGGTGAGCCACAGCACGCTGGGAAGCCTCATCTGCAAAAAATGGAAGTTCAACGACGCGCTGGTAAAGGCAATCGAGTACCACCATCGCCCGCACATGGCGCCCGAACGCTTCCGCGATCTGTCTTATACGGTCTATCTTTCATATATTTTCAACGAGATAGAGAACCGTAATTGTCGTTTTGAGATCGTCGACGAGGACGTGCTGGAATATTTCAACCTTAACAACAAAAAAAACTTCGAAATGCTCCACAAGGTCCTCAAGGAAGCCTACGAGGCGAATACCGCCGCCCGCTGA
- the glyQ gene encoding glycine--tRNA ligase subunit alpha, with the protein MYFQDIIAGLNEYWARKGCVIIQGYDLEVGAGTFNPATFLRALGPEPWNVAYVEPSRRPTDGRYGDNPNRLQHYYQYQVILKPSPLDIQDLYLDSLRHLGIRLEEHDVRFVEDDWESPTLGASGLGWEVWLDGMEITQFTYFQQCGSFELDPVPVELTYGLERICMYIQGVDSVFDIKWNENILYRDVHYRSELEFSHYNFHIASVDLHFKLFDLFEKECLSVLEYNDPPLVLPAYDCVLKCSHIFNMLDARGAISVTERVGYITRVRNIARRCAERYLQIREELGFPLLTNRAARV; encoded by the coding sequence ATGTATTTTCAGGATATAATCGCAGGGCTGAACGAATACTGGGCCCGAAAGGGCTGCGTCATCATACAGGGATACGATCTTGAGGTCGGCGCCGGCACATTCAACCCCGCGACCTTTTTGCGCGCACTGGGGCCCGAGCCGTGGAACGTGGCCTATGTCGAGCCCTCGCGGCGTCCTACGGACGGCCGTTATGGCGACAATCCCAACCGCCTGCAGCATTATTACCAGTACCAGGTCATACTCAAACCCTCACCGCTCGACATCCAGGACCTCTACCTCGATTCACTGCGCCATCTGGGGATCAGGCTTGAGGAGCATGATGTCCGCTTCGTCGAAGACGACTGGGAATCGCCCACCCTCGGGGCGTCGGGGCTCGGATGGGAGGTCTGGCTTGACGGCATGGAGATCACCCAGTTCACCTATTTCCAGCAGTGCGGAAGCTTCGAACTGGACCCGGTCCCGGTTGAGCTGACCTACGGGCTCGAGCGCATCTGCATGTATATACAGGGGGTCGACAGCGTATTCGACATCAAATGGAACGAGAATATCCTGTACCGCGACGTTCACTATCGCAGCGAACTGGAATTCTCACATTATAATTTCCACATCGCCTCGGTGGACCTCCATTTCAAGCTGTTCGACCTGTTCGAAAAGGAATGCCTGTCCGTACTCGAATACAACGATCCGCCGCTGGTGCTTCCTGCCTACGATTGCGTGCTGAAGTGTTCGCATATATTCAACATGCTCGACGCCCGCGGCGCGATATCCGTTACCGAGCGCGTCGGTTACATTACCAGGGTCCGTAACATCGCCCGCCGTTGCGCCGAACGCTACCTCCAGATTAGGGAAGAACTCGGCTTTCCGCTGCTTACAAACCGGGCCGCGCGGGTCTAA